One stretch of Rana temporaria chromosome 10, aRanTem1.1, whole genome shotgun sequence DNA includes these proteins:
- the MSANTD2 gene encoding myb/SANT-like DNA-binding domain-containing protein 2 isoform X5 produces MAAPCNSELPSEASSCLKIPKSELLSPASPGLSDGQRSLSNPSTPSRSSPLTAGVTGGPAPSPSVSFSTACRGMSWTPAETNALIAVWGNERLVEARYQQLEGAGTIFGTKAPGPAMYDRVSRALAELGYERTPSQCRERMKTLRRCYSRVKERGVGKRKSSYTFEQLERVFGQGGWDTQPCQPVLINSSGLYQEMESDGSTMEDYSQEDWANHSQEIQGFPGEELGPWVVQKKPLPCPPNDEEIGIPKRPPKSKDSVEEIQKRDMLKTIMHILDSVQLKWELFQSWTDFSRLHLSNKLAIFGIGYNTRWKEDIRYHYAEISSQVPLGKRLREYFNPEKPEGRVIMTRVQKMNWKNVYYKFLEITISEARCLELHIETEWIPIAHSKPIGGDIVQYLLPGGIPKCPGLYAIGYEELRSKPVTDNAVVDLVNDGNCDSPSESDDLVPPKINYCYLGIAESITLQQCLFFHFQSTVKNQSKEWASINGFLAQNCKVEPGVSPKTIYIKFVEVERDFLSAGSLVECLEKAIGYPLKFNK; encoded by the exons ATGGCGGCGCCCTGTAATTCGGAGCTTCCGTCCGAGGCTTCGTCTTGTCTGAAAATCCCCAAGAGCGAGCTTTTATCTCCGGCCTCCCCGGGTCTAAGCGACGGCCAGCGCTCTTTGTCTAACCCGTCCACCCCGAGCCGCTCCTCCCCACTCACCGCAGGCGTGACAGGCGGCccggccccctccccctctgtctcctTCTCTACCGCCTGCCGCGGCATGTCGTGGACTCCCGCCGAGACCAACGCGCTCATCGCCGTATGGGGCAACGAGAGGCTGGTGGAGGCCCGCTATCAACAACTGGAGGGAGCCGGCACCATCTTCGGTACCAAAGCCCCGGGGCCCGCCATGTATGACCGAGTGTCCCGGGCCCTGGCCGAGCTGGGCTACGAGAGGACCCCCAGCCAATGCCGGGAGAGGATGAAG ACTCTCCGCAGATGCTACAGTCGTGTGAAAGAGCGCGGTGTTGGGAAAAGGAAAAGCAGCTACACCTTTGAACAGCTAGAACGAGTGTTTGGCCAGGGCGGATGGGACACACAGCCATGCCAACCAGTGCTAATAAACAGCAGTGGATTGTACCAGGAGATGGAGTCTGACGGCAGCACCATGGAGGACTATTCCCAGGAGGATTGGGCCAACCACAGCCAAGAGATCCAGGGCTTCCCAGGGGAGGAATTGG GACCTTGGGTGGTCCAGAAGAAGCCATTGCCATGTCCCCCTAATGACG AAGAAATCGGTATTCCCAAAAGACCGCCAAAGAGCAAAGACTCCGTAGAGGAGATACA GAAAAGAGATATGCTGAAAACTATAATGCACATCTTGGACTCCGTCCAGCTGAAGTGGGAGCTGTTTCAGAGCTGGACAGATTTTTCGAGATTACACCTCTCTAACAAACTGGCAATATTCGGAATTGGTTATAACACGAGGTGGAAGGAGGATATACGGTACCATTACGCAGAGATTAGCTCCCAGGTCCCGCTGGGTAAGCGGCTCCGTGAGTACTTCAATCCTGAGAAGCCGGAGGGGCGGGTGATAATGACCAGAGTGCAGAAGATGAATTGGAAAAACGTTTATTACAAATTTTTGGAGATCACAATCAGCGAAGCTCGATGTCTGGAGCTGCACATAGAGACAGAGTGGATTCCCATTGCTCACTCCAAGCCTATCGGAGGAGACATCGTCCAATACCTCTTGCCTGGGGGCATTCCAAAATGTCCGGGTCTCTACGCCATCGGCTACGAGGAATTGCGGAGCAAGCCTGTTACCGACAACGCAGTGGTGGATTTAGTCAACGACGGGAATTGTGACAGTCCCTCGGAGTCTGACGACTTGGTACCTCCAAAAATTAACTATTGCTACCTCGGCATTGCCGAAAGCATCACGTTGCAGCAGTGCTTGTTTTTCCACTTTCAGTCCACCGTCAAGAACCAGAGCAAAGAGTGGGCAAGCATCAACGGATTCTTAGCGCAGAACTGCAAGGTGGAGCCGGGCGTCTCCCCAAAAACTATCTACATCAAGTTTGTTGAAGTGGAGAGAGATTTCCTTTCTGCAGGTTCTTTAGTAGAGTGCCTGGAAAAAGCCATCGGGTACCCGTTAAAATTCAACAAGTGA
- the MSANTD2 gene encoding myb/SANT-like DNA-binding domain-containing protein 2 isoform X9 gives MESDGSTMEDYSQEDWANHSQEIQGFPGEELGVEKPNISYLAPVPHRNAGELQSEVFRGGNEAVEEIGKRSEEPGQTLPGPWVVQKKPLPCPPNDEEIGIPKRPPKSKDSVEEIQKRDMLKTIMHILDSVQLKWELFQSWTDFSRLHLSNKLAIFGIGYNTRWKEDIRYHYAEISSQVPLGKRLREYFNPEKPEGRVIMTRVQKMNWKNVYYKFLEITISEARCLELHIETEWIPIAHSKPIGGDIVQYLLPGGIPKCPGLYAIGYEELRSKPVTDNAVVDLVNDGNCDSPSESDDLVPPKINYCYLGIAESITLQQCLFFHFQSTVKNQSKEWASINGFLAQNCKVEPGVSPKTIYIKFVEVERDFLSAGSLVECLEKAIGYPLKFNK, from the exons ATGGAGTCTGACGGCAGCACCATGGAGGACTATTCCCAGGAGGATTGGGCCAACCACAGCCAAGAGATCCAGGGCTTCCCAGGGGAGGAATTGG GAGTAGAAAAGCCTAACATTTCATACTTGGCACCTGTGCCACACCGCAATGCTGGCGAGCTGCAAAGCGAAGTCTTCCGTGGAGGCAATGAGGCAGTGGAGGAGATTGGCAAGAGGTCCGAAGAGCCAGGTCAGACGTTACCAG GACCTTGGGTGGTCCAGAAGAAGCCATTGCCATGTCCCCCTAATGACG AAGAAATCGGTATTCCCAAAAGACCGCCAAAGAGCAAAGACTCCGTAGAGGAGATACA GAAAAGAGATATGCTGAAAACTATAATGCACATCTTGGACTCCGTCCAGCTGAAGTGGGAGCTGTTTCAGAGCTGGACAGATTTTTCGAGATTACACCTCTCTAACAAACTGGCAATATTCGGAATTGGTTATAACACGAGGTGGAAGGAGGATATACGGTACCATTACGCAGAGATTAGCTCCCAGGTCCCGCTGGGTAAGCGGCTCCGTGAGTACTTCAATCCTGAGAAGCCGGAGGGGCGGGTGATAATGACCAGAGTGCAGAAGATGAATTGGAAAAACGTTTATTACAAATTTTTGGAGATCACAATCAGCGAAGCTCGATGTCTGGAGCTGCACATAGAGACAGAGTGGATTCCCATTGCTCACTCCAAGCCTATCGGAGGAGACATCGTCCAATACCTCTTGCCTGGGGGCATTCCAAAATGTCCGGGTCTCTACGCCATCGGCTACGAGGAATTGCGGAGCAAGCCTGTTACCGACAACGCAGTGGTGGATTTAGTCAACGACGGGAATTGTGACAGTCCCTCGGAGTCTGACGACTTGGTACCTCCAAAAATTAACTATTGCTACCTCGGCATTGCCGAAAGCATCACGTTGCAGCAGTGCTTGTTTTTCCACTTTCAGTCCACCGTCAAGAACCAGAGCAAAGAGTGGGCAAGCATCAACGGATTCTTAGCGCAGAACTGCAAGGTGGAGCCGGGCGTCTCCCCAAAAACTATCTACATCAAGTTTGTTGAAGTGGAGAGAGATTTCCTTTCTGCAGGTTCTTTAGTAGAGTGCCTGGAAAAAGCCATCGGGTACCCGTTAAAATTCAACAAGTGA
- the MSANTD2 gene encoding myb/SANT-like DNA-binding domain-containing protein 2 isoform X6, translating into MAAPCNSELPSEASSCLKIPKSELLSPASPGLSDGQRSLSNPSTPSRSSPLTAGVTGGPAPSPSVSFSTACRGMSWTPAETNALIAVWGNERLVEARYQQLEGAGTIFGTKAPGPAMYDRVSRALAELGYERTPSQCRERMKTLRRCYSRVKERGVGKRKSSYTFEQLERVFGQGGWDTQPCQPVLINSSGLYQEMESDGSTMEDYSQEDWANHSQEIQGFPGEELGPWVVQKKPLPCPPNDEIGIPKRPPKSKDSVEEIQKRDMLKTIMHILDSVQLKWELFQSWTDFSRLHLSNKLAIFGIGYNTRWKEDIRYHYAEISSQVPLGKRLREYFNPEKPEGRVIMTRVQKMNWKNVYYKFLEITISEARCLELHIETEWIPIAHSKPIGGDIVQYLLPGGIPKCPGLYAIGYEELRSKPVTDNAVVDLVNDGNCDSPSESDDLVPPKINYCYLGIAESITLQQCLFFHFQSTVKNQSKEWASINGFLAQNCKVEPGVSPKTIYIKFVEVERDFLSAGSLVECLEKAIGYPLKFNK; encoded by the exons ATGGCGGCGCCCTGTAATTCGGAGCTTCCGTCCGAGGCTTCGTCTTGTCTGAAAATCCCCAAGAGCGAGCTTTTATCTCCGGCCTCCCCGGGTCTAAGCGACGGCCAGCGCTCTTTGTCTAACCCGTCCACCCCGAGCCGCTCCTCCCCACTCACCGCAGGCGTGACAGGCGGCccggccccctccccctctgtctcctTCTCTACCGCCTGCCGCGGCATGTCGTGGACTCCCGCCGAGACCAACGCGCTCATCGCCGTATGGGGCAACGAGAGGCTGGTGGAGGCCCGCTATCAACAACTGGAGGGAGCCGGCACCATCTTCGGTACCAAAGCCCCGGGGCCCGCCATGTATGACCGAGTGTCCCGGGCCCTGGCCGAGCTGGGCTACGAGAGGACCCCCAGCCAATGCCGGGAGAGGATGAAG ACTCTCCGCAGATGCTACAGTCGTGTGAAAGAGCGCGGTGTTGGGAAAAGGAAAAGCAGCTACACCTTTGAACAGCTAGAACGAGTGTTTGGCCAGGGCGGATGGGACACACAGCCATGCCAACCAGTGCTAATAAACAGCAGTGGATTGTACCAGGAGATGGAGTCTGACGGCAGCACCATGGAGGACTATTCCCAGGAGGATTGGGCCAACCACAGCCAAGAGATCCAGGGCTTCCCAGGGGAGGAATTGG GACCTTGGGTGGTCCAGAAGAAGCCATTGCCATGTCCCCCTAATGACG AAATCGGTATTCCCAAAAGACCGCCAAAGAGCAAAGACTCCGTAGAGGAGATACA GAAAAGAGATATGCTGAAAACTATAATGCACATCTTGGACTCCGTCCAGCTGAAGTGGGAGCTGTTTCAGAGCTGGACAGATTTTTCGAGATTACACCTCTCTAACAAACTGGCAATATTCGGAATTGGTTATAACACGAGGTGGAAGGAGGATATACGGTACCATTACGCAGAGATTAGCTCCCAGGTCCCGCTGGGTAAGCGGCTCCGTGAGTACTTCAATCCTGAGAAGCCGGAGGGGCGGGTGATAATGACCAGAGTGCAGAAGATGAATTGGAAAAACGTTTATTACAAATTTTTGGAGATCACAATCAGCGAAGCTCGATGTCTGGAGCTGCACATAGAGACAGAGTGGATTCCCATTGCTCACTCCAAGCCTATCGGAGGAGACATCGTCCAATACCTCTTGCCTGGGGGCATTCCAAAATGTCCGGGTCTCTACGCCATCGGCTACGAGGAATTGCGGAGCAAGCCTGTTACCGACAACGCAGTGGTGGATTTAGTCAACGACGGGAATTGTGACAGTCCCTCGGAGTCTGACGACTTGGTACCTCCAAAAATTAACTATTGCTACCTCGGCATTGCCGAAAGCATCACGTTGCAGCAGTGCTTGTTTTTCCACTTTCAGTCCACCGTCAAGAACCAGAGCAAAGAGTGGGCAAGCATCAACGGATTCTTAGCGCAGAACTGCAAGGTGGAGCCGGGCGTCTCCCCAAAAACTATCTACATCAAGTTTGTTGAAGTGGAGAGAGATTTCCTTTCTGCAGGTTCTTTAGTAGAGTGCCTGGAAAAAGCCATCGGGTACCCGTTAAAATTCAACAAGTGA
- the MSANTD2 gene encoding myb/SANT-like DNA-binding domain-containing protein 2 isoform X4, whose product MAAPCNSELPSEASSCLKIPKSELLSPASPGLSDGQRSLSNPSTPSRSSPLTAGVTGGPAPSPSVSFSTACRGMSWTPAETNALIAVWGNERLVEARYQQLEGAGTIFGTKAPGPAMYDRVSRALAELGYERTPSQCRERMKTLRRCYSRVKERGVGKRKSSYTFEQLERVFGQGGWDTQPCQPVLINSSGLYQEMESDGSTMEDYSQEDWANHSQEIQGFPGEELGVEKPNISYLAPVPHRNAGELQSEVFRGGNEAVEEIGKRSEEPGQTLPEIGIPKRPPKSKDSVEEIQKRDMLKTIMHILDSVQLKWELFQSWTDFSRLHLSNKLAIFGIGYNTRWKEDIRYHYAEISSQVPLGKRLREYFNPEKPEGRVIMTRVQKMNWKNVYYKFLEITISEARCLELHIETEWIPIAHSKPIGGDIVQYLLPGGIPKCPGLYAIGYEELRSKPVTDNAVVDLVNDGNCDSPSESDDLVPPKINYCYLGIAESITLQQCLFFHFQSTVKNQSKEWASINGFLAQNCKVEPGVSPKTIYIKFVEVERDFLSAGSLVECLEKAIGYPLKFNK is encoded by the exons ATGGCGGCGCCCTGTAATTCGGAGCTTCCGTCCGAGGCTTCGTCTTGTCTGAAAATCCCCAAGAGCGAGCTTTTATCTCCGGCCTCCCCGGGTCTAAGCGACGGCCAGCGCTCTTTGTCTAACCCGTCCACCCCGAGCCGCTCCTCCCCACTCACCGCAGGCGTGACAGGCGGCccggccccctccccctctgtctcctTCTCTACCGCCTGCCGCGGCATGTCGTGGACTCCCGCCGAGACCAACGCGCTCATCGCCGTATGGGGCAACGAGAGGCTGGTGGAGGCCCGCTATCAACAACTGGAGGGAGCCGGCACCATCTTCGGTACCAAAGCCCCGGGGCCCGCCATGTATGACCGAGTGTCCCGGGCCCTGGCCGAGCTGGGCTACGAGAGGACCCCCAGCCAATGCCGGGAGAGGATGAAG ACTCTCCGCAGATGCTACAGTCGTGTGAAAGAGCGCGGTGTTGGGAAAAGGAAAAGCAGCTACACCTTTGAACAGCTAGAACGAGTGTTTGGCCAGGGCGGATGGGACACACAGCCATGCCAACCAGTGCTAATAAACAGCAGTGGATTGTACCAGGAGATGGAGTCTGACGGCAGCACCATGGAGGACTATTCCCAGGAGGATTGGGCCAACCACAGCCAAGAGATCCAGGGCTTCCCAGGGGAGGAATTGG GAGTAGAAAAGCCTAACATTTCATACTTGGCACCTGTGCCACACCGCAATGCTGGCGAGCTGCAAAGCGAAGTCTTCCGTGGAGGCAATGAGGCAGTGGAGGAGATTGGCAAGAGGTCCGAAGAGCCAGGTCAGACGTTACCAG AAATCGGTATTCCCAAAAGACCGCCAAAGAGCAAAGACTCCGTAGAGGAGATACA GAAAAGAGATATGCTGAAAACTATAATGCACATCTTGGACTCCGTCCAGCTGAAGTGGGAGCTGTTTCAGAGCTGGACAGATTTTTCGAGATTACACCTCTCTAACAAACTGGCAATATTCGGAATTGGTTATAACACGAGGTGGAAGGAGGATATACGGTACCATTACGCAGAGATTAGCTCCCAGGTCCCGCTGGGTAAGCGGCTCCGTGAGTACTTCAATCCTGAGAAGCCGGAGGGGCGGGTGATAATGACCAGAGTGCAGAAGATGAATTGGAAAAACGTTTATTACAAATTTTTGGAGATCACAATCAGCGAAGCTCGATGTCTGGAGCTGCACATAGAGACAGAGTGGATTCCCATTGCTCACTCCAAGCCTATCGGAGGAGACATCGTCCAATACCTCTTGCCTGGGGGCATTCCAAAATGTCCGGGTCTCTACGCCATCGGCTACGAGGAATTGCGGAGCAAGCCTGTTACCGACAACGCAGTGGTGGATTTAGTCAACGACGGGAATTGTGACAGTCCCTCGGAGTCTGACGACTTGGTACCTCCAAAAATTAACTATTGCTACCTCGGCATTGCCGAAAGCATCACGTTGCAGCAGTGCTTGTTTTTCCACTTTCAGTCCACCGTCAAGAACCAGAGCAAAGAGTGGGCAAGCATCAACGGATTCTTAGCGCAGAACTGCAAGGTGGAGCCGGGCGTCTCCCCAAAAACTATCTACATCAAGTTTGTTGAAGTGGAGAGAGATTTCCTTTCTGCAGGTTCTTTAGTAGAGTGCCTGGAAAAAGCCATCGGGTACCCGTTAAAATTCAACAAGTGA
- the MSANTD2 gene encoding myb/SANT-like DNA-binding domain-containing protein 2 isoform X2 yields MAAPCNSELPSEASSCLKIPKSELLSPASPGLSDGQRSLSNPSTPSRSSPLTAGVTGGPAPSPSVSFSTACRGMSWTPAETNALIAVWGNERLVEARYQQLEGAGTIFGTKAPGPAMYDRVSRALAELGYERTPSQCRERMKTLRRCYSRVKERGVGKRKSSYTFEQLERVFGQGGWDTQPCQPVLINSSGLYQEMESDGSTMEDYSQEDWANHSQEIQGFPGEELGVEKPNISYLAPVPHRNAGELQSEVFRGGNEAVEEIGKRSEEPGQTLPGPWVVQKKPLPCPPNDEIGIPKRPPKSKDSVEEIQKRDMLKTIMHILDSVQLKWELFQSWTDFSRLHLSNKLAIFGIGYNTRWKEDIRYHYAEISSQVPLGKRLREYFNPEKPEGRVIMTRVQKMNWKNVYYKFLEITISEARCLELHIETEWIPIAHSKPIGGDIVQYLLPGGIPKCPGLYAIGYEELRSKPVTDNAVVDLVNDGNCDSPSESDDLVPPKINYCYLGIAESITLQQCLFFHFQSTVKNQSKEWASINGFLAQNCKVEPGVSPKTIYIKFVEVERDFLSAGSLVECLEKAIGYPLKFNK; encoded by the exons ATGGCGGCGCCCTGTAATTCGGAGCTTCCGTCCGAGGCTTCGTCTTGTCTGAAAATCCCCAAGAGCGAGCTTTTATCTCCGGCCTCCCCGGGTCTAAGCGACGGCCAGCGCTCTTTGTCTAACCCGTCCACCCCGAGCCGCTCCTCCCCACTCACCGCAGGCGTGACAGGCGGCccggccccctccccctctgtctcctTCTCTACCGCCTGCCGCGGCATGTCGTGGACTCCCGCCGAGACCAACGCGCTCATCGCCGTATGGGGCAACGAGAGGCTGGTGGAGGCCCGCTATCAACAACTGGAGGGAGCCGGCACCATCTTCGGTACCAAAGCCCCGGGGCCCGCCATGTATGACCGAGTGTCCCGGGCCCTGGCCGAGCTGGGCTACGAGAGGACCCCCAGCCAATGCCGGGAGAGGATGAAG ACTCTCCGCAGATGCTACAGTCGTGTGAAAGAGCGCGGTGTTGGGAAAAGGAAAAGCAGCTACACCTTTGAACAGCTAGAACGAGTGTTTGGCCAGGGCGGATGGGACACACAGCCATGCCAACCAGTGCTAATAAACAGCAGTGGATTGTACCAGGAGATGGAGTCTGACGGCAGCACCATGGAGGACTATTCCCAGGAGGATTGGGCCAACCACAGCCAAGAGATCCAGGGCTTCCCAGGGGAGGAATTGG GAGTAGAAAAGCCTAACATTTCATACTTGGCACCTGTGCCACACCGCAATGCTGGCGAGCTGCAAAGCGAAGTCTTCCGTGGAGGCAATGAGGCAGTGGAGGAGATTGGCAAGAGGTCCGAAGAGCCAGGTCAGACGTTACCAG GACCTTGGGTGGTCCAGAAGAAGCCATTGCCATGTCCCCCTAATGACG AAATCGGTATTCCCAAAAGACCGCCAAAGAGCAAAGACTCCGTAGAGGAGATACA GAAAAGAGATATGCTGAAAACTATAATGCACATCTTGGACTCCGTCCAGCTGAAGTGGGAGCTGTTTCAGAGCTGGACAGATTTTTCGAGATTACACCTCTCTAACAAACTGGCAATATTCGGAATTGGTTATAACACGAGGTGGAAGGAGGATATACGGTACCATTACGCAGAGATTAGCTCCCAGGTCCCGCTGGGTAAGCGGCTCCGTGAGTACTTCAATCCTGAGAAGCCGGAGGGGCGGGTGATAATGACCAGAGTGCAGAAGATGAATTGGAAAAACGTTTATTACAAATTTTTGGAGATCACAATCAGCGAAGCTCGATGTCTGGAGCTGCACATAGAGACAGAGTGGATTCCCATTGCTCACTCCAAGCCTATCGGAGGAGACATCGTCCAATACCTCTTGCCTGGGGGCATTCCAAAATGTCCGGGTCTCTACGCCATCGGCTACGAGGAATTGCGGAGCAAGCCTGTTACCGACAACGCAGTGGTGGATTTAGTCAACGACGGGAATTGTGACAGTCCCTCGGAGTCTGACGACTTGGTACCTCCAAAAATTAACTATTGCTACCTCGGCATTGCCGAAAGCATCACGTTGCAGCAGTGCTTGTTTTTCCACTTTCAGTCCACCGTCAAGAACCAGAGCAAAGAGTGGGCAAGCATCAACGGATTCTTAGCGCAGAACTGCAAGGTGGAGCCGGGCGTCTCCCCAAAAACTATCTACATCAAGTTTGTTGAAGTGGAGAGAGATTTCCTTTCTGCAGGTTCTTTAGTAGAGTGCCTGGAAAAAGCCATCGGGTACCCGTTAAAATTCAACAAGTGA
- the MSANTD2 gene encoding myb/SANT-like DNA-binding domain-containing protein 2 isoform X3 produces the protein MAAPCNSELPSEASSCLKIPKSELLSPASPGLSDGQRSLSNPSTPSRSSPLTAGVTGGPAPSPSVSFSTACRGMSWTPAETNALIAVWGNERLVEARYQQLEGAGTIFGTKAPGPAMYDRVSRALAELGYERTPSQCRERMKTLRRCYSRVKERGVGKRKSSYTFEQLERVFGQGGWDTQPCQPVLINSSGLYQEMESDGSTMEDYSQEDWANHSQEIQGFPGEELGVEKPNISYLAPVPHRNAGELQSEVFRGGNEAVEEIGKRSEEPGQTLPEEIGIPKRPPKSKDSVEEIQKRDMLKTIMHILDSVQLKWELFQSWTDFSRLHLSNKLAIFGIGYNTRWKEDIRYHYAEISSQVPLGKRLREYFNPEKPEGRVIMTRVQKMNWKNVYYKFLEITISEARCLELHIETEWIPIAHSKPIGGDIVQYLLPGGIPKCPGLYAIGYEELRSKPVTDNAVVDLVNDGNCDSPSESDDLVPPKINYCYLGIAESITLQQCLFFHFQSTVKNQSKEWASINGFLAQNCKVEPGVSPKTIYIKFVEVERDFLSAGSLVECLEKAIGYPLKFNK, from the exons ATGGCGGCGCCCTGTAATTCGGAGCTTCCGTCCGAGGCTTCGTCTTGTCTGAAAATCCCCAAGAGCGAGCTTTTATCTCCGGCCTCCCCGGGTCTAAGCGACGGCCAGCGCTCTTTGTCTAACCCGTCCACCCCGAGCCGCTCCTCCCCACTCACCGCAGGCGTGACAGGCGGCccggccccctccccctctgtctcctTCTCTACCGCCTGCCGCGGCATGTCGTGGACTCCCGCCGAGACCAACGCGCTCATCGCCGTATGGGGCAACGAGAGGCTGGTGGAGGCCCGCTATCAACAACTGGAGGGAGCCGGCACCATCTTCGGTACCAAAGCCCCGGGGCCCGCCATGTATGACCGAGTGTCCCGGGCCCTGGCCGAGCTGGGCTACGAGAGGACCCCCAGCCAATGCCGGGAGAGGATGAAG ACTCTCCGCAGATGCTACAGTCGTGTGAAAGAGCGCGGTGTTGGGAAAAGGAAAAGCAGCTACACCTTTGAACAGCTAGAACGAGTGTTTGGCCAGGGCGGATGGGACACACAGCCATGCCAACCAGTGCTAATAAACAGCAGTGGATTGTACCAGGAGATGGAGTCTGACGGCAGCACCATGGAGGACTATTCCCAGGAGGATTGGGCCAACCACAGCCAAGAGATCCAGGGCTTCCCAGGGGAGGAATTGG GAGTAGAAAAGCCTAACATTTCATACTTGGCACCTGTGCCACACCGCAATGCTGGCGAGCTGCAAAGCGAAGTCTTCCGTGGAGGCAATGAGGCAGTGGAGGAGATTGGCAAGAGGTCCGAAGAGCCAGGTCAGACGTTACCAG AAGAAATCGGTATTCCCAAAAGACCGCCAAAGAGCAAAGACTCCGTAGAGGAGATACA GAAAAGAGATATGCTGAAAACTATAATGCACATCTTGGACTCCGTCCAGCTGAAGTGGGAGCTGTTTCAGAGCTGGACAGATTTTTCGAGATTACACCTCTCTAACAAACTGGCAATATTCGGAATTGGTTATAACACGAGGTGGAAGGAGGATATACGGTACCATTACGCAGAGATTAGCTCCCAGGTCCCGCTGGGTAAGCGGCTCCGTGAGTACTTCAATCCTGAGAAGCCGGAGGGGCGGGTGATAATGACCAGAGTGCAGAAGATGAATTGGAAAAACGTTTATTACAAATTTTTGGAGATCACAATCAGCGAAGCTCGATGTCTGGAGCTGCACATAGAGACAGAGTGGATTCCCATTGCTCACTCCAAGCCTATCGGAGGAGACATCGTCCAATACCTCTTGCCTGGGGGCATTCCAAAATGTCCGGGTCTCTACGCCATCGGCTACGAGGAATTGCGGAGCAAGCCTGTTACCGACAACGCAGTGGTGGATTTAGTCAACGACGGGAATTGTGACAGTCCCTCGGAGTCTGACGACTTGGTACCTCCAAAAATTAACTATTGCTACCTCGGCATTGCCGAAAGCATCACGTTGCAGCAGTGCTTGTTTTTCCACTTTCAGTCCACCGTCAAGAACCAGAGCAAAGAGTGGGCAAGCATCAACGGATTCTTAGCGCAGAACTGCAAGGTGGAGCCGGGCGTCTCCCCAAAAACTATCTACATCAAGTTTGTTGAAGTGGAGAGAGATTTCCTTTCTGCAGGTTCTTTAGTAGAGTGCCTGGAAAAAGCCATCGGGTACCCGTTAAAATTCAACAAGTGA